In Piscinibacter sp. HJYY11, one genomic interval encodes:
- a CDS encoding error-prone DNA polymerase, which produces MSPPSPAPRIGLPDYAELHCLSNFSFLRGASHPEELVERAVKLGYSAIAITDECSLAGVVRAHHAAKEHELHLVIGSEMRLHQPQSGQPHAHLVLLAQTLRGYANLSRWITFARNRADKGRYLAHPSDLEGAIPTLPMLAGLPDCLALLVPNAQQPLQEVLAHARWLKTWLQERAVIAIELRNESGDTRLLDMVRQASDIAGLPIVAAGGVLMHVRSRKPLQDVLTATRLNRPMAQCGDELAPNAEAYLRRRVRLGRLYRPEWMARSVELAKRCTFKLNELKYSYPKELVPAGRSASSHLRKLTFDGIRRRYAGKPLPKEHLRQIRTELRLIRQMKYEHYFLTVAEIVTWAREQGILCQGRGSAANSLVCFCLGVTEVDPKRANLLFGRFVSMERNEPPDIDIDFEHQRREEVIQHIYAKYGRHRAALTAVVIRYRPRSALRDVGRALGIDLQRIEAVSKSVHWFDLRVEEERLRECGFEPQSSLIRLWLELTHQLIGTPRHLSQHPGGFVIASEELAQWVPVENAAMPDRSVIQWEKNDLESLGLMKVDILALGMLSALRRSLEFLARKLGREVCIHELPEEENDPTWDMICAADTVGVFQIESRAQMSMLPRLRPRKYYDLVVEVAIVRPGPIQGGMVHPYLKNRNLPDDQIEYPGRLKEALGRTKGVPIFQEQVMQIAILAADFTEGEADRLRRAMAAWKRDGDLNPFHDKLVGRMVDKGYDREFAERIFKQIQGFGEYGFPESHAAGFALLAYASSWLKCHHPDAFLAGLLNSQPMGFYAPAQLVRDARAHGVDVREVDVNISTWEASLEGLPLGIDRAGRAFDAPLRPVRLGLNMVSGLSIDAAERIFTARANAPFLSAEDLARRARLDARELKALANANALKALAGHRHQAAWAVAGIDTRPTAMLRATRVHEEPAVLAPPREFDDMRADYQSVGLTLGRHPLAMLREQLRAFKVETAATLHTYPSGRLARASGIVTHRQRPPTANGTMFITLEDETGAINIIAWPQVVETQRQPLLASRLMTVYGQWQREGDDRFAVMHLVAAKVIDHTHLLAGLESRSRDFK; this is translated from the coding sequence ATGTCGCCCCCGTCACCCGCTCCGCGCATCGGCCTGCCCGACTACGCCGAGCTGCACTGCCTCAGCAATTTCAGCTTCCTGCGCGGGGCATCGCATCCCGAAGAGCTGGTCGAGCGTGCGGTCAAGCTCGGCTACAGCGCGATCGCGATCACCGACGAGTGTTCGCTGGCCGGCGTGGTGCGTGCCCATCACGCAGCGAAGGAGCACGAACTCCACCTCGTCATCGGCAGCGAGATGCGTCTGCATCAACCCCAGTCGGGGCAGCCGCATGCGCACCTCGTGCTGCTTGCGCAAACCCTTCGCGGGTACGCCAATCTTTCGCGCTGGATCACCTTCGCGCGCAACCGTGCCGACAAGGGCCGCTACCTGGCGCACCCCAGTGACCTGGAAGGCGCAATCCCCACCCTGCCCATGCTGGCCGGCCTGCCGGATTGCCTGGCCTTGCTCGTGCCCAACGCGCAGCAGCCGCTCCAGGAGGTGCTGGCGCATGCCCGCTGGCTGAAGACCTGGCTGCAGGAGCGGGCCGTCATCGCCATCGAGCTGCGCAATGAGAGTGGCGATACACGCTTGCTCGACATGGTGCGCCAGGCGTCAGACATCGCTGGTCTGCCCATCGTCGCGGCCGGGGGAGTGCTGATGCATGTGCGTTCCCGCAAGCCCTTGCAGGACGTGCTGACCGCGACCCGGCTCAACCGCCCGATGGCGCAGTGCGGCGATGAACTCGCTCCCAACGCAGAGGCCTACCTGCGCCGGCGGGTGCGGCTCGGGCGCTTGTACCGGCCCGAGTGGATGGCGCGCAGCGTCGAGCTCGCCAAGCGCTGCACCTTCAAGCTCAACGAGCTGAAGTACAGCTACCCCAAGGAGCTGGTGCCCGCGGGGCGCTCGGCGTCCAGCCACCTGCGCAAGCTCACCTTCGATGGCATCCGCAGGCGCTACGCAGGCAAGCCGCTGCCCAAGGAGCACCTGCGCCAGATCAGGACGGAGCTCCGGCTCATCCGCCAGATGAAGTACGAGCACTACTTCCTCACGGTGGCCGAGATCGTCACCTGGGCGCGGGAGCAGGGCATTCTTTGCCAGGGCCGCGGCAGTGCCGCCAATTCGCTGGTGTGCTTCTGCCTGGGCGTCACCGAAGTCGACCCGAAGCGTGCCAACCTGCTCTTCGGCCGCTTCGTCAGCATGGAGCGCAACGAGCCGCCCGACATCGACATCGACTTCGAGCACCAGCGGCGCGAAGAGGTCATCCAGCACATCTATGCCAAGTACGGCCGCCATCGTGCTGCGCTGACCGCCGTCGTCATCCGCTACCGGCCGCGCTCCGCGTTGCGCGACGTGGGCCGGGCACTTGGCATCGACCTGCAGCGCATCGAGGCCGTCTCCAAGAGCGTGCACTGGTTCGATCTGCGCGTGGAAGAAGAGCGCTTGCGCGAGTGCGGCTTCGAGCCGCAGTCCTCGCTGATCCGCCTCTGGCTCGAGCTCACGCACCAGCTCATCGGGACGCCCCGCCACCTGAGCCAGCACCCGGGCGGCTTCGTCATCGCGTCCGAGGAGCTTGCCCAATGGGTGCCGGTCGAAAACGCGGCCATGCCCGACCGCAGCGTCATCCAGTGGGAGAAGAACGACCTGGAGTCGCTGGGCCTGATGAAGGTCGACATCCTCGCGCTCGGCATGCTGAGCGCGCTCAGGCGCTCGCTCGAGTTCCTGGCCCGAAAGCTCGGCCGGGAGGTCTGCATCCACGAGCTGCCCGAGGAGGAGAACGACCCGACGTGGGACATGATCTGCGCCGCCGACACGGTGGGCGTGTTCCAGATCGAAAGCCGCGCGCAGATGAGCATGCTGCCGCGCCTGCGGCCGCGCAAGTACTACGACCTGGTGGTCGAAGTCGCGATCGTGCGGCCCGGGCCGATCCAGGGCGGCATGGTCCACCCCTACCTGAAGAACCGCAACCTGCCCGACGATCAGATCGAATACCCCGGCAGGCTGAAAGAAGCCCTCGGCCGGACCAAGGGCGTGCCGATCTTCCAGGAGCAGGTGATGCAGATCGCGATCCTCGCGGCCGACTTCACCGAAGGCGAAGCCGACAGGCTGCGCCGCGCGATGGCCGCCTGGAAGCGCGATGGCGACCTCAATCCCTTTCACGACAAGCTCGTCGGCCGCATGGTCGACAAGGGCTACGACAGGGAGTTCGCTGAACGCATCTTCAAGCAGATCCAGGGCTTCGGCGAATACGGCTTCCCCGAAAGCCACGCTGCCGGTTTCGCGCTCCTCGCCTACGCGAGCAGCTGGCTCAAGTGCCATCACCCCGATGCCTTCCTCGCCGGCCTGCTCAACAGCCAGCCGATGGGCTTCTACGCGCCGGCGCAGCTCGTGCGCGACGCGCGTGCGCACGGGGTCGACGTGCGCGAGGTCGACGTGAACATCAGCACCTGGGAAGCGTCGCTCGAAGGGCTGCCGCTGGGGATCGACCGGGCGGGCCGTGCGTTCGACGCGCCCCTGAGGCCGGTGCGCCTCGGGCTGAACATGGTGTCGGGCCTGTCGATCGACGCGGCCGAGCGCATCTTCACGGCCCGTGCCAACGCCCCGTTTCTCAGCGCAGAGGACCTCGCGCGCCGCGCGCGGCTCGACGCCCGCGAACTCAAGGCCCTGGCCAATGCCAATGCGCTGAAGGCCCTGGCGGGCCATCGCCACCAGGCGGCCTGGGCCGTGGCCGGCATCGACACCCGGCCGACCGCGATGCTGCGCGCCACGCGCGTGCACGAAGAGCCCGCCGTCCTGGCACCACCTCGCGAGTTCGACGACATGCGCGCCGACTACCAGTCGGTCGGCCTCACGCTCGGCCGCCATCCGCTGGCGATGCTGCGCGAGCAGCTGAGGGCCTTCAAGGTCGAGACCGCGGCCACGCTGCACACCTACCCGAGCGGCCGCCTGGCGCGGGCGAGCGGCATCGTCACCCACCGCCAGCGGCCGCCCACGGCCAACGGCACCATGTTCATCACGCTCGAAGACGAGACCGGCGCCATCAACATCATTGCCTGGCCGCAGGTGGTCGAGACGCAGCGTCAGCCGCTGCTCGCCTCACGGCTGATGACGGTCTACGGCCAGTGGCAGCGCGAGGGCGACGATCGGTTTGCGGTGATGCACCTGGTGGCAGCCAAGGTGATTGACCACACGCATCTGCTGGCCGGGCTCGAGAGCCGCAGCCGCGATTTCAAGTGA